A genomic region of Etheostoma spectabile isolate EspeVRDwgs_2016 unplaced genomic scaffold, UIUC_Espe_1.0 scaffold00000609, whole genome shotgun sequence contains the following coding sequences:
- the LOC116674527 gene encoding LOW QUALITY PROTEIN: olfactory receptor 52E8-like (The sequence of the model RefSeq protein was modified relative to this genomic sequence to represent the inferred CDS: deleted 2 bases in 1 codon), with protein MEADLLKLLRGKIYTLDPPQNTCSYTVVTNTFVCTIVRLEEVRSIVNAPMLVHIFLNFPHLITISMFVFSFDRLLLLIQVIMFYTNVTRIKHFFILGFPGLSQEYYGPVSALLFVFFLAIAGGNILFVFVKCERSLHKPTYLIFCHLALTDLLFGTVTLPKIISKYWFDDSIISFYGCFVQMYFVHFLGASHSFILMVMALDRFIAICAPLRYTALFTNNTASVLCGISWIWPMCWMVVIVVDALRLPYCNLNIITQCYCDHQAITVLGCEAVREVQEVAFGGAMFSLLLPLGFIIVSYFVIIVAVIRMTSSNSSRMLALSTCLPQIIITFLYYMPRCFVYMANIVGFTFGVPIRVVIVMLYSILPAAINPLIYCFKTKDIKEHLKKKLVIMKINNSTTTG; from the exons ATGGAGGCAGATCTATTAAAACTTTTACGAGGTAAGATTTACACTTTAGATCCTCCACAGAACACATGTAGTTACACTGTAGTGACTAACACTTTTGTTTGCACAATTGTTAGATTGGAAGAAGTTAGGTCTATTGTTAATGCTCCAATGTTAGTTCATATTTTTCTCAACTTCCCACATCTAATAACTATTtcgatgtttgtgttttcttttgataGGTTGTTACTGTTAATTCAAGTGATTATGTTCTACACTAATGTAACAAGgattaaacattttttcatcCTGGGATTTCCTGGACTTTCACAGGAGTATTATGGACCTGTGTCAGCcctgctttttgttttcttcttggCTATAGCTGgaggaaatattttattt gtgtttgttAAATGTGAGAGGTCTCTTCACAAACCCACATATCTGATATTTTGCCACTTGGCACTAACTGACTTATTGTTTGGGACTGTAACTCTGCCAAAGATTATATCAAAATATTGGTTTGATGAcagcattatttcattttatggatgctttgtgcaaatgtactttgttcattttttaGGGGCGTCTCATTCTTTCATCCTGATGGTGATGGCCCTTGATCGCTTTATTGCAATTTGTGCTCCACTGCGTTACACAGCTCTTTTCACAAACAACACTGCTTCTGTGCTTTGTGGAATATCATGGATTTGGCCAATGTGTTGGATGGTGGTTATAGTTGTAGATGCTCTGAGATTGCCTTACTGTAATTTAAACATAATTACACAGTGCTACTGTGACCATCAGGCAATAACAGTGCTTGGATGTGAGGCTGTGCGAGAAGTTCAGGAAGTGGCATTTGGTGGGGCCATGTTCAGTTTGCTGTTGCCTCTGGGTTTTATCATCGTTTCTTATTTTGTCATCATTGTTGCAGTTATAAGAATGACCAGTTCTAATAGCAGCCGCATGTTGGCTCTGTCTACCTGCTTGCCACAGATTATCATCACATTTCTCTATTACATGCCAAGATGCTTTGTGTACATGGCAAATATTGTGGGATTTACATTCGGTGTCCCAATTCGCGTAGTGATTGTAATGCTGTACAGTATTTTACCTGCTGCCATTAACCCATTAATATACTGTTTCAAAACCAAAGATATCAAAGAACACTTGAAAAAGAAATTAGTTATTATGAAAATTAATAACAGCACAACAACTGGgtaa